The Thalassotalea psychrophila genome window below encodes:
- a CDS encoding TonB-dependent receptor plug domain-containing protein: MNKSLITLAIQSAIIGGAALVTPQVLAEEEQSVNRVIQENKVSENKDALAQDEEVEKITVTGSRLRRDSFSVATPLVTVSKEDIQDTGLGSLSEVLVDEVPAITESSSNMNTQSSVSATGLSTVNLRNLGTDRTLTLIDGRRVVSNSYSGNYVSLGTIPTGMVEKVEVITGGASAAYGSDAIAGVVNIITQQHKEGFEFQARGGETPEGGGKEFTLDANFGSDFADGRGYMFISSTWDRQFGIDVDDRDRSAIESSYDYNTSELCNEMNTVDGDQCMRDITQAEWRERSDGTQGGVFEEGNDFSDGGFYYTADGLQTGWVEERDGINPYQWDKIKTPNDRLATALKVNYDITDDIMGSFQVQYSNNESVNVKSPEDEYESAYVPIIDPETGELDRVRPGKISIDNPFAPAIIADNAGSSISWDRRFYEVGNVTTDNERETVRTWAGLQGTMFDGDWDWDVSVGYGKFEQNQKRLNELNTVRVSQALDSEYADDGVTIQCADEDARAAGCVPLNIFGEGSITTEMADWIRATPKINTEIEQVNILGFIAGDLFEMPAGPVAAVFGAEYRKDKQTVSTDEGHQYGGITFNLVPSFEGDVDVYEAFAEFAFPLLKNKAFAKSLDAETSVRVADYSHEGIDLMSSYKVGLTWQPVEGYMIRGNFARAQRAPNITELLSPPRGDYDTYTDICDGTSATSTEAGHDNCRLEPGIAAELAADPDFVFEDDNNGYGPGAGNENLKEETADTYTVGITMSPGFIDNFDIAIDYYNITVEDAISEIGNEELLAECYNSSVAFGDSNPFCADITRDDEGQIIEMLQRQINVGELKTSGYDLAIQYSLDLNDFGRLKLTGDMTHVIEHTESFEGNDGLVELNNNGQLDTGIFEDSASASLAWYKDGWRVRWSTKYKGPVVDAHDRVDDYKELFSENDANCAAANDDCIANPETPKYLYYGSFIKHNVSISYAFDYSQTQIRLFGGANNVFDNKGPFIPRTGDNYERGVGNFDSKYEGGVGRFVYLGTEVKF; the protein is encoded by the coding sequence ATGAATAAAAGTTTAATCACTCTGGCAATTCAATCGGCAATTATTGGTGGAGCAGCTTTAGTTACGCCACAGGTATTAGCTGAAGAAGAGCAAAGCGTAAATCGTGTCATACAAGAGAATAAAGTATCAGAAAATAAAGATGCCTTAGCTCAAGATGAAGAAGTTGAAAAAATTACCGTTACTGGCTCTCGTTTGCGTCGTGACAGTTTTAGTGTGGCTACACCTCTGGTAACGGTGAGTAAAGAAGATATTCAAGATACCGGTCTTGGCTCACTGTCTGAAGTATTAGTGGATGAAGTACCTGCTATCACTGAAAGCTCTAGTAACATGAACACACAATCATCGGTAAGTGCTACCGGACTATCAACAGTCAACTTACGTAATTTAGGAACAGATAGAACTTTAACTCTTATCGATGGTCGTCGTGTTGTATCGAATAGTTACAGTGGCAATTATGTAAGTTTAGGTACCATTCCAACCGGGATGGTAGAAAAAGTTGAAGTGATCACTGGTGGTGCATCGGCGGCTTATGGTTCAGATGCGATTGCTGGCGTAGTAAATATAATTACTCAACAACACAAAGAAGGATTTGAATTTCAAGCTCGCGGTGGTGAAACACCAGAAGGCGGCGGTAAAGAATTCACTTTAGATGCTAATTTCGGCAGTGACTTCGCTGATGGACGTGGTTATATGTTCATCAGTTCAACTTGGGATCGTCAATTTGGTATTGATGTTGATGACAGAGATCGTTCAGCTATCGAATCAAGCTACGACTATAACACTAGCGAACTTTGTAACGAGATGAACACTGTTGATGGCGATCAATGTATGCGTGATATCACCCAAGCTGAATGGCGTGAACGTAGCGATGGTACACAAGGTGGTGTTTTTGAAGAAGGCAATGATTTCTCTGATGGCGGCTTTTATTATACCGCTGACGGCTTACAAACTGGTTGGGTAGAAGAGCGAGATGGTATTAACCCATATCAATGGGATAAAATTAAAACTCCTAATGATCGTTTAGCTACCGCTTTAAAAGTTAACTACGATATTACTGATGATATTATGGGATCATTTCAAGTTCAGTACTCTAACAATGAATCGGTAAATGTTAAATCACCTGAAGATGAGTATGAAAGCGCTTATGTTCCAATTATTGACCCTGAAACAGGTGAGTTAGACCGAGTACGTCCAGGTAAAATATCTATTGATAACCCATTTGCACCGGCAATTATTGCTGATAATGCCGGTAGTAGTATTAGCTGGGATCGTCGCTTTTATGAAGTAGGTAATGTAACAACTGATAACGAACGTGAAACAGTGAGAACATGGGCAGGCTTGCAAGGTACTATGTTTGACGGTGACTGGGATTGGGATGTATCTGTTGGTTACGGTAAGTTTGAGCAAAATCAAAAGCGTTTGAATGAATTAAATACCGTTCGAGTTTCACAAGCATTAGATTCTGAGTATGCCGACGATGGTGTAACAATTCAATGTGCTGATGAAGACGCACGCGCTGCAGGTTGTGTGCCATTAAACATTTTTGGAGAAGGTTCAATAACTACTGAAATGGCGGATTGGATCCGTGCTACACCTAAAATTAATACTGAAATTGAACAAGTTAATATTTTAGGGTTTATCGCCGGTGATTTATTTGAAATGCCAGCGGGTCCTGTTGCTGCTGTGTTTGGTGCAGAATACCGTAAAGACAAGCAAACAGTAAGCACCGATGAAGGCCATCAATATGGTGGTATTACTTTCAACTTGGTACCAAGTTTTGAAGGTGATGTTGATGTGTATGAAGCGTTTGCAGAGTTTGCTTTTCCATTATTGAAAAATAAAGCTTTTGCTAAATCTCTAGATGCAGAAACATCAGTACGTGTTGCCGATTACTCACATGAAGGAATTGACTTGATGTCGAGTTACAAAGTTGGCTTAACCTGGCAGCCCGTTGAAGGTTACATGATACGTGGTAATTTTGCTCGTGCACAACGTGCGCCAAATATCACCGAGTTATTATCACCACCACGTGGTGACTACGATACTTATACTGATATTTGTGATGGTACATCTGCAACATCTACAGAGGCTGGTCATGACAATTGTCGTTTAGAACCTGGCATTGCAGCAGAGCTTGCTGCTGATCCTGATTTTGTTTTTGAAGATGACAATAATGGCTATGGTCCTGGTGCCGGAAATGAAAACCTGAAAGAAGAAACAGCTGATACCTATACTGTTGGTATTACTATGAGTCCAGGTTTTATCGATAATTTTGACATCGCAATTGATTATTACAACATCACCGTTGAAGATGCTATTTCAGAAATAGGTAATGAAGAATTATTGGCTGAATGTTATAACTCATCTGTTGCATTTGGTGATTCAAACCCATTCTGTGCCGATATCACGCGTGATGATGAAGGTCAGATCATTGAAATGTTGCAACGTCAAATTAACGTTGGTGAGCTGAAAACCAGTGGTTATGATTTAGCAATTCAATACTCACTTGACCTGAATGATTTTGGTCGTTTAAAACTTACTGGTGATATGACTCATGTAATTGAACACACTGAGTCATTTGAAGGTAACGATGGTTTAGTTGAGCTTAACAATAATGGCCAATTAGATACCGGTATTTTTGAAGACAGTGCTTCAGCATCTTTAGCTTGGTATAAAGATGGTTGGCGTGTGCGCTGGAGCACTAAGTACAAAGGTCCTGTAGTAGATGCTCATGACCGTGTTGACGATTACAAAGAGCTATTTTCTGAAAACGATGCAAATTGTGCCGCGGCTAACGACGATTGTATTGCTAACCCTGAAACACCGAAGTACTTATACTACGGTTCTTTCATCAAACATAACGTTAGCATCTCTTATGCCTTTGATTATAGCCAAACACAAATCAGATTATTTGGTGGTGCAAACAACGTGTTTGACAACAAGGGACCATTTATTCCGCGAACTGGTGACAACTACGAACGCGGTGTAGGTAACTTTGACAGTAAATATGAAGGTGGTGTAGGTCGCTTTGTTTACTTAGGAACTGAAGTTAAGTTTTAG